From a single Gadus morhua chromosome 3, gadMor3.0, whole genome shotgun sequence genomic region:
- the LOC115540968 gene encoding NLR family CARD domain-containing protein 3-like, with amino-acid sequence MKSDHYMGELQRIRSEFVKGVSEPVIKGLLDDLWQQKVFSPEEKDYVMAERTKADQARRLIDMVINKGERASQAMIDSMKKRDQHLCSTLGLMSSPAGVGSADVECQNKIKSNLQKNFGCVFEGIAKAGHSTPLNEFYTEIFITKRGSGEVNQEHEVRLIETASGKAAMEETPIRCEDIFKPLPGQDKPMKKPRTIMTTGVAGIGKTVLTHKFTLDWAEDKANIYFTFIFTFRDLNLLEEKKFSLVELLHHFYNETKEAGICKYDLFQVVFIFDGLDECRLPLDFQRNPICTDVTEVTSVDVLLTNLIRGNLLTSACIWITTRPAAANRIPAECIDLVTEVRGFTDPQKEAYFRKRFTEETLAKTIIAHIKKSRSLHIMCHIPVFCWITATILDNFFKTSQLGEEMPKTLTQMYSHFLRVQSMLGERKYRLIAETEWSSQSREIIVSLGKLAFNQLEKGHLIFYEADLAECDIDIGAASVYSGVFTQIFKEECGLYQDNVFCFVHLSIQEFLAALYVFMSFIDTGDNLLSGQRQFLWSIFSRNKGNVKLYQSAVDKALQSEDGRLDLFLRFLLGLSLETNQIVLRGLLGKTAEWLWSVREML; translated from the exons GGGAACTTCAAAGGATCCGTTCTGAATTTGTGAAGGGAGTTTCAGAACCAGTTATCAAAGGTCTCCTGGATGACCTTTGGCAGCAGAAGGTGTTCAGTCCTGAGGAAAAGGACTACGTGATGGCCGAGAGGACCAAAGCAGACCAAGCACGTCGTCTGATCGACATGGTGATCAAtaaaggggagagagcaagtcaAGCGATGATTGATAGTATGAAGAAGAGGGACCAACACTTATGCTCCACCCTGGGTCTGATGTCTTCTCCTGCTGGTGTGG gatctgcTGATGTCGAgtgccaaaataaaataaaatccaatTTGCAGAAGAATttcgggtgtgtgtttgagggaatcgctaaagcaggacatTCAACGCCTCTGAATGAGTTttacacagagatcttcatcacaaagagaggcagtggagaggtcaaccaggagcatgaggtcagactgattgaaacagcttccggGAAAGCTGCCAtggaggaaacaccaatcagatgtgaggacatctttaaacccttacctggacaagaTAAACCAATGAAAAAACCTAGGACAAttatgacaactggagtggccggcattggtaaaaccgtcttaacacacaagttcactctggactgggctgaagacaAGGCCAACATATACTTCACGTTTATCTTCACTTTCAGAGACCTGAATTTACTAGAAGAGAAaaagtttagcttggtggaacttcttcatcacttctataatgagaccaaagaagcaggaatctgtaAATATGACCTGTTCCAGGTTGTCTTCATCTttgatggtctggatgagtgtcgacttcctctggacttccagagaaACCCGATCTGTACTGATGTCACAGAGGTCACCTCGGTggatgtgctgctgacaaacctcatcaggggcaacctgcTTACCTCTGCttgcatctggataaccacacgccctgcggcagccaataggatccctgctgagtgtatTGACTtagtgacagaggtgagagggttcaccgatCCACAGAAAGAGgcgtacttcaggaagagattcacaGAGGAGACACTGGCCAAAACAATCATCGCCCAcatcaagaaatcacgaagcctccacatcatgtgtcacatcccagtcttctgttggatcactgctacaatTCTGGACaacttcttcaaaacatcccagctgggggaagagatgcccaagaccctgactcagatgtacagccacttcctgagggttcagtccatgcTGGGGGAAAGGAAGTATCGTTTGATAGCTGAAACAGAGTGGAGTTcacagagcagggagatcattgtttctctgggaaaactggcttttaaccagctggagaaaggccacctgatcttctacgaggcagacctggcagagtgtgacatcgatatcggagcagcctcagtgtactcaggagtgttcacccagatctttaaagaggagtgtgggctgtaccaggacaatgtgttctgctttgtccacctgagcatccaggagtttctggctgccctttacgtCTTTATGTCATTCATCGACACTGGGGACAATCTGCTCTCAGGACAACGACAATTCCTCTGGTCTATTTTTTCTAGAAACAAAGGAAATGTCAaactctaccagagtgctgtggacaaggccttacagagtgaggaCGGAcgcctggacttgttcctccgcttcctcttgggcctctctctggagaccaatcagattgtcctacgaggaCTGCTGGGAAAGACA GCTGAATGGCTGtggtctgtcagagagatgctgtga